A window from Pseudobacteriovorax antillogorgiicola encodes these proteins:
- the ribB gene encoding 3,4-dihydroxy-2-butanone-4-phosphate synthase, whose amino-acid sequence MNTGAEQDRMLNRVGEAIEAIRNGRMVIMVDDEDRENEGDLVLAAECVTPEQINFLAKYARGLICLTLEPELVDALKLPMMEDSTKRLPTQGTAFTVSIEARDGVTTGISAADRAHTIQVAIANGAKPEDIVVPGHIFPLKARPGGVLERAGHTEGSVDIAKMAGYKGAGVICEIMNDDGTMARMSDLETFAKEHNIPIIAIADLIQYRLLKETMVEEVERQEILTDAGPFTGVLFRNLVDRSEHLAILKGDGFENHVVDVRVHGQKNLCDAIGSRDAGSGKRLAYGLDMLKQVDRGILIYLTRSEQSLVPEFEELISDFQKKPKESKANKKAPGVDVRLHGTGAQILRSLGVSKMRIHTTSPMALKGLSGFGLEIVETNVFSYK is encoded by the coding sequence ATGAATACAGGGGCGGAACAGGATCGAATGTTAAACCGAGTTGGTGAGGCTATCGAAGCCATTCGCAATGGTCGAATGGTGATCATGGTCGACGATGAAGACCGCGAAAATGAGGGAGACCTCGTCCTAGCAGCAGAATGCGTGACTCCAGAACAAATTAATTTTCTCGCTAAGTACGCACGAGGCCTTATCTGCCTAACGCTCGAACCTGAGCTAGTTGATGCCCTTAAGCTCCCCATGATGGAAGACAGCACCAAGCGCCTACCCACGCAAGGCACGGCATTTACTGTGAGCATCGAAGCTCGTGATGGAGTGACCACTGGTATTTCGGCCGCAGATCGCGCCCACACCATCCAAGTCGCCATTGCAAACGGCGCAAAACCTGAAGACATTGTTGTACCAGGACATATTTTCCCTCTCAAGGCCAGACCAGGAGGCGTTCTTGAGCGTGCCGGGCATACTGAAGGCTCGGTAGACATCGCAAAGATGGCAGGCTATAAAGGTGCCGGCGTGATCTGCGAGATCATGAATGACGATGGCACAATGGCTCGAATGTCCGACCTCGAAACCTTCGCCAAAGAGCACAATATTCCGATCATCGCGATCGCAGATCTCATTCAGTACCGACTTCTTAAAGAAACTATGGTTGAAGAGGTCGAACGCCAAGAAATTCTAACGGACGCTGGTCCCTTTACAGGGGTTTTGTTTCGCAATCTCGTCGATCGCTCGGAGCACCTAGCCATACTCAAAGGCGACGGCTTCGAAAATCACGTGGTTGATGTTCGGGTTCATGGCCAAAAGAACTTATGTGACGCTATTGGATCGCGAGACGCGGGTTCCGGCAAACGACTGGCTTATGGTTTGGATATGCTCAAGCAAGTGGATCGTGGCATTCTTATTTATCTGACTCGATCCGAGCAGTCATTGGTCCCTGAATTCGAAGAACTGATTTCTGACTTCCAAAAGAAACCAAAAGAGTCAAAAGCAAATAAAAAAGCTCCGGGAGTTGATGTTCGCCTTCATGGGACCGGAGCGCAAATTCTTAGGTCTCTGGGGGTTTCTAAGATGCGCATCCACACCACATCCCCGATGGCCTTGAAAGGGCTTTCAGGGTTTGGTCTTGAGATTGTTGAAACCAACGTTTTTTCTTATAAATAG
- the ribH gene encoding 6,7-dimethyl-8-ribityllumazine synthase has translation MAEKVLIVAARFNELVTRSLVDGAVQTLKDGGLQDNQIFTTWVPGAFEIPVVAAKAARSKGFDAVICLGAVIRGNTAHFDYVAGPAASGIMNVSVETEVPVIFGVLTTDTVEQALNRAGLKLGNKGSEAAQTALQMIQTLKTVEEWSKN, from the coding sequence ATGGCTGAAAAAGTTCTCATCGTTGCAGCTCGTTTTAATGAATTGGTAACCCGCTCATTAGTGGATGGCGCCGTACAAACTCTTAAAGACGGCGGTCTCCAAGATAACCAAATATTCACAACCTGGGTGCCAGGGGCCTTCGAGATTCCGGTAGTCGCTGCCAAGGCTGCTCGCAGCAAAGGCTTTGATGCGGTCATCTGCCTTGGAGCTGTGATTCGCGGTAACACAGCTCACTTCGACTATGTAGCTGGACCAGCAGCATCTGGAATTATGAATGTCAGCGTTGAAACTGAGGTGCCAGTGATCTTCGGTGTTTTAACCACAGATACTGTGGAGCAAGCCCTTAATCGCGCCGGCCTAAAACTGGGTAATAAAGGGTCTGAAGCAGCACAAACAGCTCTTCAAATGATTCAGACCCTCAAGACAGTTGAAGAGTGGAGTAAGAATTGA
- the nusB gene encoding transcription antitermination factor NusB, giving the protein MTDKQIHPNSLARDWAVQFLYQCETEKLFHFSDGHFQTFIDNFKLDGQIVPLIRNFVEGVFNNLVYLNETIEKHSTNWTMARMPTTDRCVLRVAAYELTKTKAPRKVAINEAIELAKKYGTRDSGKFVNAILDKIEPA; this is encoded by the coding sequence TTGACAGATAAGCAGATTCACCCTAATTCCTTAGCCCGTGATTGGGCTGTGCAATTTCTATATCAGTGCGAAACAGAAAAGCTGTTCCACTTTTCCGATGGGCACTTTCAAACCTTCATCGACAACTTCAAGCTCGATGGTCAGATCGTGCCATTGATTCGCAACTTCGTCGAAGGTGTTTTTAATAATCTTGTCTACCTCAATGAGACCATCGAAAAGCATTCGACGAATTGGACGATGGCGAGGATGCCGACAACAGATCGTTGTGTCCTAAGAGTTGCTGCCTACGAACTGACAAAGACCAAAGCTCCGCGGAAAGTAGCCATCAACGAGGCTATTGAACTTGCCAAAAAATACGGAACTCGTGACTCTGGTAAGTTCGTTAACGCCATTCTAGATAAGATCGAGCCAGCATAA
- the thrC gene encoding threonine synthase translates to MNEVLRCIECQQEYSIDRIRYSCDCGGLLAVERPLEKLKELQTSLFDQRCLSQKDVDVSGVWRFREGILSIPESEIVTHPEGNTRLYRRKALAHWSGIDDIAFKHEGENPTGSFKDRGMTLAVTQAKRLGANVVACASTGNTSAALAAYAAQAGLKSVVFLPDGKVAMGKLAQALGYGAQCLAITGSFDVAMAMVKDLAERGDVYLVNSLNPFRLEGQKSIIWEILQNLSWQAPDWIVVPGGNLGNTSAFGKALREAYDAGWISKLPRIASIQAEGANPFYKSYQQGLRSLDAMEPETVATAIRIGNPVNFHKAKRVIKDLNGVVEQVTDQEIIAAKLVIDRQGIGCEPASACSLAGAKKLRDQGIIKAHESVVGILTGHMLKDTDAVLQHSGRELEPIRANLEEISKKILN, encoded by the coding sequence ATGAATGAAGTACTAAGATGTATCGAGTGTCAACAAGAATACTCTATCGACAGAATTCGCTATAGTTGCGATTGCGGTGGATTGCTCGCCGTGGAGCGCCCTTTGGAGAAGCTAAAAGAGCTTCAAACAAGCCTCTTTGATCAACGATGTTTAAGCCAGAAAGATGTGGATGTCAGTGGGGTTTGGCGTTTTCGCGAGGGGATCTTATCGATTCCTGAAAGTGAGATTGTTACTCACCCAGAGGGCAATACCAGGCTCTATCGCCGGAAAGCTCTTGCGCATTGGTCTGGAATCGATGACATTGCTTTTAAGCATGAGGGTGAAAATCCCACGGGTTCGTTCAAAGATCGCGGCATGACGCTCGCTGTAACTCAGGCGAAGAGGCTTGGAGCGAATGTCGTCGCTTGCGCCTCCACTGGTAACACCAGCGCAGCTTTAGCAGCTTATGCAGCTCAAGCAGGATTGAAATCCGTTGTTTTTCTCCCTGACGGTAAAGTTGCGATGGGCAAGCTGGCCCAAGCTTTGGGATACGGAGCACAGTGTCTCGCCATTACCGGCAGCTTTGATGTTGCCATGGCAATGGTAAAGGACTTAGCTGAGCGTGGGGATGTCTATCTCGTAAATTCTCTCAATCCGTTTCGCTTAGAAGGGCAGAAATCAATTATATGGGAGATTCTACAGAATCTTTCCTGGCAAGCTCCAGATTGGATTGTGGTACCGGGTGGCAACTTGGGTAATACAAGTGCATTCGGTAAGGCGCTTCGGGAGGCCTATGATGCTGGTTGGATCAGTAAACTGCCACGGATTGCGAGTATTCAGGCTGAGGGAGCGAACCCGTTCTATAAGTCCTATCAGCAAGGTTTGCGGAGTCTTGATGCTATGGAACCGGAAACTGTGGCGACGGCCATTCGAATTGGCAACCCTGTGAATTTCCACAAGGCGAAACGTGTGATCAAAGATCTCAATGGGGTTGTAGAACAAGTGACTGACCAGGAGATCATAGCAGCAAAGCTAGTGATCGATCGCCAAGGTATTGGTTGTGAGCCCGCCAGTGCGTGCTCTTTAGCAGGCGCCAAAAAACTGAGAGATCAGGGAATCATCAAGGCCCATGAATCTGTCGTTGGTATCCTCACAGGGCATATGCTCAAGGACACCGATGCTGTGTTACAACATAGCGGCCGAGAGTTGGAGCCTATAAGGGCAAATCTTGAAGAAATCTCCAAGAAGATTTTAAACTGA
- a CDS encoding homoserine kinase, with protein MVKVFSPGSIGNVGPGFDVLGLAVAELGDTVSMEWGENETRVNITGRDADLIPTDPSENTVTLAAQAYLAREGFRRALDVHIERALPSSGGLGASAASSVAGAMAAAALLGKEDDHQGVVEAALTAETHVAGRHLDNIAPSVYGGLTLVQSVDPIRIHQVAVGCQPTLLLVTPNIKIKTKDSRSVLPEKLIQSDWVRQMANTCTLVNGFSRGDFDMIKHGLEDGYGERYRSPLIPGFDEAKDVCMELGALGFSISGAGPTCFAFFERRDDAEKAKEPLHHVFGDCTVFIGSIAAEGAKVL; from the coding sequence ATGGTCAAGGTTTTTTCTCCGGGCAGCATTGGCAATGTCGGGCCAGGATTTGATGTATTAGGGCTTGCGGTAGCTGAGCTTGGTGACACTGTATCCATGGAATGGGGCGAGAACGAAACGAGAGTTAATATTACCGGTCGAGATGCAGATCTTATTCCAACTGACCCCAGCGAAAATACTGTTACCCTGGCTGCCCAAGCATACCTTGCGAGAGAAGGTTTTCGACGGGCCTTGGATGTTCATATCGAGCGAGCCTTACCATCCTCTGGTGGTTTAGGGGCAAGTGCAGCCTCAAGTGTGGCTGGTGCCATGGCAGCTGCTGCTCTTCTAGGGAAAGAAGATGACCATCAAGGTGTGGTTGAGGCGGCTTTAACTGCTGAAACTCACGTAGCTGGGCGACATCTCGATAATATTGCTCCCAGCGTTTATGGTGGTTTGACTCTTGTGCAGAGCGTTGATCCTATTCGCATTCACCAAGTTGCCGTTGGATGTCAACCAACTCTGTTATTGGTTACTCCCAATATTAAAATAAAAACCAAAGACTCTCGTTCTGTATTGCCAGAAAAACTTATACAATCCGATTGGGTTCGGCAGATGGCCAACACTTGTACCTTAGTCAACGGCTTCTCCCGCGGTGATTTTGATATGATTAAACATGGTCTTGAAGATGGCTATGGAGAACGCTATCGCTCACCATTGATTCCTGGTTTTGATGAGGCGAAAGACGTTTGCATGGAGTTAGGTGCTTTAGGGTTCTCGATTAGTGGTGCTGGGCCTACATGCTTTGCCTTCTTTGAGCGAAGGGATGATGCTGAAAAAGCGAAAGAACCACTTCACCATGTATTTGGTGATTGTACTGTTTTTATTGGCTCGATTGCAGCTGAGGGAGCGAAAGTGTTATGA
- the thrA gene encoding bifunctional aspartate kinase/homoserine dehydrogenase I: protein MAYRVFKFGGSSLADTACISQVAEIIRQDPNRLTVVVSAMGGVTDALDSLAQQAVQGNRSNEKQQLETLRQRHQGVIQELTAPEDKETLAGDVDRVIAELATIFSSVETLGELTAKVHARVVSSGERMMASILASVLRSDKLDAQFLDATELIKLHKELGSLVPNHEKSIQQVQSVLIPRLNQGQTAIIPGFIGESPDGDVMTLGRGGSDYSATLLGSFLKADTVTLYKEVDGLLTADPRYVPNTRVVPELHYREAAELAYYGAKVLHPRAIIPLIPQGIPLIIKNTFKPALSGTLIAGDVSPGAYPVKALTAVSRQAMISVEGNGMMGVPGMAARTFGAMAQEDISVSLITQASSESSICFVVPQKEAQGAREALERAFKYEIEFRLIDEIKIKRDQCVIAIVGLGMSGTHGIAARAFQCIHHKEINVNAIAQGSSELNISVVIEENQMGPALRALHREYRLNRIKALHQRDSGEVNLLIHGFGQIGQTLVRQIEGQKDYFRDKIKIKTPIVSLIDSSACLFNDHGFSSEELSNVLKLKEAGKKINALDGAQSLKFLRKHLEETTYHKGVFVDLTAAETDELIREALHHNLHVVVANKKPLSIPYERYQALFDLAHEKGLFIRYEATVGAGLPVLDTLEKLSEAGDDVYEILGCLSGTLGYLMTQMEDGALFSEAVRIAYEKGYTEPDPRDDLSGMDVARKALILARTLDIRINMEDIQLESLYPEHLSHDDPQIFIESLKEIDDEVCKKIATAKAEGKVLRYVARLSREEVSVGVEAVDAQSPLGRLRGTANQVSIRTRRYNGNPLIVTGPGAGADVTAAGVLNDVIAIAASQERGY, encoded by the coding sequence ATGGCCTATCGCGTTTTTAAGTTTGGAGGCTCCTCCTTAGCAGACACCGCCTGCATTTCCCAGGTTGCAGAAATCATTAGACAAGATCCGAATAGGCTAACAGTTGTAGTGTCGGCTATGGGTGGGGTAACAGACGCACTAGACAGCTTAGCCCAACAAGCAGTTCAAGGTAACCGGAGCAATGAGAAACAGCAGTTGGAAACTCTGAGACAGCGTCATCAAGGAGTTATTCAGGAGCTTACAGCGCCCGAGGATAAAGAAACCTTGGCTGGGGACGTTGATCGCGTTATCGCTGAACTAGCAACTATTTTCTCCAGTGTCGAAACCCTTGGTGAACTAACTGCTAAAGTGCATGCAAGAGTTGTGTCTTCTGGTGAGCGCATGATGGCGAGCATTTTGGCCTCTGTACTCAGGAGTGACAAGCTGGATGCTCAGTTTTTAGATGCGACTGAGCTGATCAAATTGCATAAAGAGCTTGGGTCTCTTGTGCCAAATCATGAGAAGAGTATCCAACAAGTGCAAAGTGTTTTGATACCTCGCTTGAATCAAGGGCAGACGGCCATCATTCCTGGTTTTATCGGTGAGAGCCCTGATGGTGATGTGATGACATTAGGGCGTGGAGGCTCTGATTATTCAGCGACCTTACTTGGTTCATTCTTAAAAGCCGATACAGTTACCCTCTACAAAGAAGTCGATGGTTTGCTAACGGCAGATCCTCGCTATGTACCGAATACTCGTGTGGTTCCTGAGCTTCACTATCGAGAAGCTGCTGAACTAGCTTATTATGGTGCCAAGGTTCTTCACCCAAGAGCCATCATTCCTTTGATTCCGCAAGGTATCCCCTTGATCATTAAGAATACATTTAAGCCTGCGTTGAGCGGCACACTGATCGCTGGTGACGTTTCACCTGGAGCCTATCCTGTGAAAGCCTTAACTGCAGTTAGCCGCCAAGCTATGATCTCAGTAGAAGGTAACGGTATGATGGGAGTGCCAGGGATGGCTGCACGCACTTTCGGAGCGATGGCGCAGGAGGATATCTCTGTTTCCCTAATCACTCAGGCATCGAGTGAATCAAGCATCTGTTTCGTGGTTCCTCAGAAAGAGGCCCAAGGGGCCCGCGAGGCTCTGGAGCGCGCCTTTAAGTATGAAATTGAGTTTCGGCTGATTGATGAGATCAAGATCAAGAGGGATCAGTGTGTGATAGCGATCGTGGGGCTTGGAATGAGTGGTACCCATGGGATTGCGGCGCGCGCGTTTCAGTGCATCCATCACAAAGAAATCAATGTTAATGCTATTGCTCAAGGTTCGTCAGAGCTGAACATTTCTGTGGTTATCGAAGAGAATCAAATGGGGCCAGCTTTACGAGCGCTTCACCGGGAATATCGTCTCAATCGGATCAAGGCACTTCATCAACGAGACAGCGGCGAAGTTAACCTTCTTATTCATGGTTTTGGCCAAATCGGTCAGACATTAGTTCGACAAATTGAAGGGCAAAAAGATTACTTCCGCGATAAAATCAAGATCAAAACGCCCATCGTTTCCTTGATTGATTCCTCAGCCTGTCTGTTTAATGATCACGGTTTTTCTAGTGAAGAGCTTAGCAACGTGCTCAAACTGAAGGAGGCAGGAAAGAAAATCAACGCACTCGATGGCGCACAGTCATTGAAGTTTTTGCGCAAGCATCTTGAGGAAACAACTTATCACAAAGGAGTTTTTGTAGATCTTACGGCAGCAGAGACGGATGAATTGATTCGTGAGGCTCTCCATCATAACCTCCATGTGGTCGTCGCCAACAAAAAGCCTCTATCGATTCCTTACGAAAGGTACCAAGCTCTATTTGATCTTGCCCATGAAAAAGGGCTCTTTATTCGCTACGAAGCCACCGTTGGTGCAGGCCTGCCAGTGCTCGATACCTTGGAAAAGCTATCTGAAGCTGGCGATGATGTCTATGAAATATTAGGTTGCTTGTCGGGGACCTTGGGCTACCTGATGACTCAGATGGAGGATGGTGCTCTATTTTCTGAAGCGGTACGTATTGCTTATGAAAAAGGTTATACAGAGCCAGACCCAAGAGATGATCTTTCTGGAATGGATGTGGCGCGGAAAGCACTTATTCTGGCAAGAACGCTAGATATCCGTATTAATATGGAAGACATCCAGCTTGAGTCCCTCTATCCTGAGCATCTATCTCACGATGACCCGCAAATTTTTATTGAGTCCCTCAAGGAAATTGATGACGAAGTTTGTAAAAAGATAGCTACGGCTAAAGCAGAAGGAAAAGTCCTTCGTTATGTGGCTCGTCTGAGTCGGGAAGAGGTTTCCGTAGGCGTCGAAGCTGTGGATGCCCAGTCGCCCCTTGGCAGACTACGGGGTACGGCAAATCAAGTTTCAATCCGTACCCGAAGGTACAATGGAAATCCACTCATTGTAACCGGGCCAGGTGCTGGGGCAGACGTGACCGCAGCGGGAGTTCTGAACGATGTGATCGCCATTGCTGCGAGCCAGGAAAGGGGTTACTAA
- a CDS encoding aldehyde dehydrogenase family protein, with protein sequence MSEKTSLDFLKQLNIGDVSQAVCTGQEWYGSQDNGQYDSYSPVDGKKIGSVRKASKADYEKLITTAEHGFDHWRRLPAPKRGEIVRQIGNKLREYKDPLGKLVAYEMGKSLQEGLGEVQEMIDICDFAVGLSRQLHGLTMHSERPNHRMYEQWHPVGLVGIISAFNFPVAVWSWNSMIAAVCGDVSIWKPSEKAPLSAVACFNVMQEVLKENQLPEGIFSLIVGDVPEIGETMISDRRLPLISATGSTRMGKRVGEVVGGRLGRSILELGGNNAIILTENADLKLAAPGIVFGAVGTCGQRCTSTRRLIIHESIYDKVKDMLVKAYSGLKIGSPLDESNHVGPLIDTDAVKAMQDAIQAAEKNGGTKVFGGDVLEGDGYESGCYVMPAIIEASNEMEIVQEETFAPILYLLKYSGSVNNAIALQNGVKQGLSSSVFTTDMRESEQFLAAWGSDCGIANVNIGTSGAEIGGAFGGEKDTGGGRESGSDSWKAYMRRQTNTINFGSELPLAQGIKFDI encoded by the coding sequence ATGTCAGAAAAAACATCTTTGGACTTTTTGAAGCAGTTAAACATTGGCGACGTCAGCCAGGCTGTCTGTACTGGACAGGAATGGTATGGAAGCCAGGATAACGGTCAATATGACTCTTACTCGCCAGTTGATGGCAAGAAGATCGGTAGCGTCCGCAAAGCCTCAAAGGCAGACTATGAAAAACTTATCACCACCGCAGAGCATGGCTTCGATCACTGGCGGCGACTTCCAGCCCCAAAACGTGGCGAAATTGTCAGGCAGATTGGCAACAAGCTGCGGGAGTATAAAGACCCTCTTGGGAAACTTGTTGCCTACGAGATGGGCAAGTCTTTGCAAGAAGGTCTCGGTGAAGTACAAGAAATGATCGATATCTGCGACTTTGCAGTGGGCTTATCTCGCCAGCTTCACGGCCTCACCATGCACTCGGAACGACCCAACCATCGTATGTACGAGCAGTGGCATCCGGTTGGCTTGGTTGGCATCATCTCGGCTTTCAACTTTCCTGTGGCCGTATGGTCTTGGAACTCCATGATCGCTGCTGTTTGTGGCGATGTAAGCATTTGGAAGCCATCGGAGAAGGCCCCTCTTTCTGCGGTTGCTTGTTTCAATGTGATGCAAGAAGTGCTCAAAGAAAACCAGTTGCCAGAGGGCATTTTCTCACTCATCGTTGGCGATGTTCCTGAAATTGGTGAGACGATGATCAGTGATCGTCGTTTGCCATTAATCTCTGCGACTGGCTCTACCCGCATGGGCAAACGGGTGGGCGAAGTTGTTGGCGGTCGTCTGGGTCGATCGATCCTGGAGCTAGGTGGTAACAATGCAATCATTCTCACCGAAAACGCCGACCTCAAACTTGCAGCTCCGGGAATCGTCTTTGGAGCAGTGGGCACTTGTGGTCAGCGGTGCACATCCACCCGTCGTTTGATCATTCATGAGTCCATCTACGATAAGGTCAAGGACATGCTAGTCAAAGCCTATAGTGGCCTTAAAATCGGATCTCCGCTCGACGAATCCAATCACGTTGGTCCGCTTATCGATACTGATGCTGTAAAGGCAATGCAGGATGCAATTCAAGCTGCGGAGAAGAACGGCGGCACCAAAGTCTTTGGCGGCGATGTTCTGGAAGGCGATGGCTACGAATCAGGGTGCTATGTAATGCCTGCTATCATTGAAGCATCAAATGAAATGGAAATCGTGCAAGAAGAAACTTTCGCTCCTATTCTGTACCTCCTCAAGTATAGTGGCTCCGTAAATAACGCTATCGCTCTTCAAAATGGAGTGAAGCAAGGCTTGAGCTCATCGGTGTTCACAACTGATATGCGTGAGTCCGAGCAGTTCTTAGCTGCGTGGGGTTCTGATTGTGGAATCGCTAACGTCAATATCGGTACTTCCGGAGCAGAGATTGGTGGAGCCTTTGGTGGTGAGAAAGATACTGGCGGCGGTCGAGAGTCAGGTTCGGATTCATGGAAAGCTTACATGAGACGACAGACCAATACCATCAACTTTGGTTCTGAGCTACCTCTTGCCCAAGGCATTAAATTCGACATCTAA
- a CDS encoding enoyl-CoA hydratase-related protein — protein sequence MSDPVIVQYTPLQSTDGEESNDKIASICINRPGSANAFSGEILVAIAKTLEVIAKDPHVRLLLFQSVGKHFSAGADLNWMKESAQLGYEHNVKEAQKLTAMFEQICAMPMPTIAVAKGAVYGGAVGIIACCDYSVALDNTRFCLSEARVGLIPAVILPYLSRKMKPSSLRRFTLSAQVFNAEQAKSCGLIEEIQTVETINEWLIGEANHILAASPEAQVAYKILQDTVNSHSNAQIDETAQSIAKIRATPMGQEGLGSFFEKRKPIWVRSVAPSESLFMVP from the coding sequence ATGTCCGATCCAGTTATTGTCCAATATACCCCACTGCAAAGCACTGATGGCGAAGAGTCCAATGATAAAATCGCAAGTATCTGCATCAACCGCCCTGGTTCAGCCAATGCCTTTAGCGGCGAGATCTTAGTTGCCATCGCCAAGACCTTAGAGGTCATTGCAAAAGATCCGCATGTAAGACTGCTGCTCTTTCAAAGCGTCGGCAAGCACTTCTCAGCTGGAGCCGATCTGAACTGGATGAAAGAGTCCGCTCAACTTGGCTATGAGCACAATGTCAAGGAAGCGCAAAAGCTCACTGCCATGTTCGAGCAGATTTGCGCCATGCCTATGCCCACTATCGCGGTTGCCAAAGGAGCCGTCTATGGAGGAGCAGTGGGGATTATCGCCTGCTGCGATTATAGTGTTGCCCTCGATAATACTCGCTTCTGCCTCAGTGAAGCACGGGTTGGCCTCATACCTGCTGTGATTCTTCCCTACTTATCGCGTAAGATGAAGCCCTCCAGTCTTCGTAGATTTACCCTTTCTGCCCAAGTATTTAATGCTGAGCAGGCTAAATCTTGTGGTTTGATTGAAGAGATTCAAACGGTTGAAACCATCAATGAATGGCTCATCGGTGAGGCTAATCATATTCTTGCTGCAAGTCCCGAAGCACAGGTTGCCTATAAGATTTTGCAGGATACTGTAAACTCTCACAGCAATGCTCAAATCGACGAGACAGCGCAAAGCATCGCTAAGATCCGCGCAACTCCCATGGGCCAAGAAGGTTTAGGCTCGTTTTTTGAAAAACGAAAACCAATCTGGGTACGTAGTGTAGCACCAAGTGAATCACTTTTTATGGTTCCCTAG